The following nucleotide sequence is from Staphylococcus chromogenes.
TGGGGTTTTTAACTTATCGCTCTTCTAAAAGTTATGAAGCCCGCTTCACGCCTGACGAAGTCGTAACATATCAAAAACATCAAGGCGATAAATTTAAAAATACGTTCGATTTAAACTGTTACCTGACACTGCTCGACGTCTTAGATAGTCATGATGTGTTCCGTGGGCGCGAGGATGTCTCTGACGTTTTTCAATCCTTAAATACAAAAGTGTTAACGATGGGTTTCACGGATGATTTATTATATCCAGACGATCAAGTCGCAGCGCTAGGAGAGTACTTCCAATATCATCGTCATTTCTTCGTGCCAGATAATGTCGGACATGATGGTTTTTTACTTAACTTCAATGATTGGGCCCCGTATTTATATCACTTTTTAGAACTTTCAAGATTCAGACGCTAAACTTAGACGAATATGTTACATTTTTGTTATAATTATGTAAATGAGGTGCACAGAGGTGGGCTGTATTTGAGTTGAAATAACTGAAATACAGCTCCACTATTGTTAACAATCTATTACAAAGCTTATTGTGGGTAACCTCCTCTTCGTAAAAGCCTCAATACAACTATTTTAAGCTTGTCAAAATATAGATGGTAAAAATGAAAGCGATGAAAGAGAGGGACACTCAATTTAATGCGCCCTTTACATCGCCATAGTTTCACTTTGACGTCTGTTGTAAACCCTTGTCAAAGCCTGTAAAATAGTGACTATAAATCTAAGTTTGGAAGTGGCGTTATTGTTTTCGAAAATTAAACCTAAAGAAACCCTTTTAGGTACCTTAGCCTTAATTGTGGTAGCTTTAGTCATGCATTTTATGCCAGTGCTAGGCGTTATCATTATCTTTTTTGCACCGCTTCCAGGAATCATTCTTTGGTACCGCTCTAAATATTCATTCGGTTTTGCAGCGCTCATTTCGATTATGGTTGCAACACTGACGGGGAGTTTGTTTGTACAAACCTTTATGATTATTTTACTCCTCGCGAGTTTAGTCATTAGTCAGTTATTAATCCAAAGAGTTTCTAAGGAACGCATATTGTATATTGTCACGATGGTGACGAGTATTGTGACGTTAGGTGCAATGATGATTTTACAAAGCATCAGAATGTTTCCCTATGCGCATGAATTGTTAGAACCTTATAGAAAAGTTGTTAACGAAGCAATTCGAATAGAAAATTTAGATGCCCAATCTTCAAAAGTGTTGGAAGCATCTGTAGAACAAATGGCAATCCAAATGCCAGCGTTTATTGTAGTGGGTCTCACGTTGTTCTTTATGTTGTCGTTACTCATTATTTTTCCGATTTTACGTCAATTTAAAGTAGCAACGCCGGTATATCGACCTTTATATTTATGGCAATTAAGTAAATCTATCTTTATTATATATGCCATTGCTTTGCTCGTAAGCATTGTGACAGAACCATCAACAACGGCTCAAAGCATCAGTTTAAACTTTATCATCGTCTTAGGTTTCTTACTTGTCATTCAAGGTTTAAGTTTTATTCATTATGCTTGTACACTTAAAAAGTTTCCAATAGGTGTGACAGTCCTTTTAATTATTGTAGGGATTTTCGCATATCCACTTACACGCCTGATTGGCTTGTTAGATCTTGGATTAAACTTAAAAAGCATGCTTAAAAAACGTTGAGAGGTGACAAAATGAAACGTCAATCGGTAAAGAAATCGTTACTCTTACCTTTTATATTGATTACGTTAATCGCGATTGCCAGTGTTGGTGTAAGCTTTTTCTTTAGTGTCGTATTTGGTTTTATCGCTGCGATAACACTGTTTATCGTGTTGATTGTGTGTGCTTTTTTATTTAGATGGACGTTTAAAAAACTAGATACGTACTTAGAAGATTTAAGTGGAAAAGTGACATTAGCGAGCAATCATGCTGTTAAAAATATGCCAATTGGGATTATTGTGTTAAACCAAAATGACCAAATCGAATGGATGAATCAATTTCTATCAGAACGGACAGAGCGTAACGTTATTTCCGATCCAATCAATGAAGTGTATCCCAACATACTGAAGCAATTGGATAAGGCGAAAGAAATTGAACTCACGCAAAATGGCTATACCTATCGTGTGAAATATTCCAAAAACGAAGGGATTTTATATTTCTTAGACATTACAGAAGAAGCGGAAATTAACAAAGCCTACGAAGATGAGCAACCGATTATCGCAACACTCTTTTTAGATAACTACGATGAAATTACGCAAAATATGAATGATACGCAGCGTTCTGAAATCAACTCTATGGTGACACGTGTGATTAGCCGATGGGCACAAGAACATAACGTTTATTTTAAGCGTTACAGTTCTGATCAGTTTGTGGCTTACTTGAATCGTCGGATTTTGCGTGAAATCGAGGAAACCAACTTTGATATTTTAAGTCAGTTGCGTGAAAAGAGCGTCGGCTATCGTGCACAGTTAACGCTCAGTATTGGGGTTGGGGAAGGATCAGAAAACTTAATCGATCTTGGCGAAATGTCGCAATCTGGCTTAGACTTAGCTCTAGGACGTGGGGGAGACCAAGTGGCGATTAAAAGTGCGAACGGTAATGTGCGCTTTTACGGCGGTAAGACTGACCCGATGGAAAAACGGACACGTGTGCGTGCTCGAGTGATTTCTCACGCGCTCAAAGATATTTTACTTGAAGGCGACAAGGTCATCGTGATGGGGCATACACGACCGGATTTAGATGCGATTGGGGCAGCAATCGGTGTCACACGTTTTGCGATGATGAATAACCTCGAATCCTATATCGTTCTCAATGACTCAGATATCGATCCGACATTACGTCGTGTGATGGACGAAATCGATCAAAAACCTGAGCTCAAAGAACGTTTTGTCACATCAGATGAAGCGTGGGATATGATGACGAGCAAAACAACTTTAGTCATTGTAGATACGCATAAACCTGAAATGGTCATCGATAAAGATATTTTAAATAAAGCGAACCGTAAAGTCGTCATCGATCATCATCGACGCGGGGAAGACTTTATCGCCAATCCTTTATTAATTTATATGGAACCTTATGCAAGTTCTACAGCTGAACTTGTGACGGAGTTGTTAGAGTATCAAACGACAGAACAACGTTTGACACGTTTAGAGTCGACAGTGATGTATGCGGGTATTATTGTAGATACACGTAATTTTACGCTTCGTACGGGTTCACGTACCTTTGATGCGGCGAGCTATTTACGCGCGCACGGCGCAGATACGATTTTAACGCAACATTTCTTAAAAGATGATATCGATACGTATATCAAACGTTCAGAGTTAATACGTACGGTGAATCTGCAAGACAATGGCATCGCGATAGCCCATGGCGACGAGGATCAAATTTATCATCCTGTGACAGTGGCTCAAGCTGCAGATGAATTGTTAAGTTTAGATGGCGTTGAAGCCTCATACGTGGTCGCTAAGCGTGAAGATGATGTTATCGGGATCTCTGCCCGCTCTCTAGGTGAATTTAATGTGCAGTTGACGATGGAAGCGCTTGGCGGGGGCGGTCAT
It contains:
- a CDS encoding DUF2232 domain-containing protein produces the protein MFSKIKPKETLLGTLALIVVALVMHFMPVLGVIIIFFAPLPGIILWYRSKYSFGFAALISIMVATLTGSLFVQTFMIILLLASLVISQLLIQRVSKERILYIVTMVTSIVTLGAMMILQSIRMFPYAHELLEPYRKVVNEAIRIENLDAQSSKVLEASVEQMAIQMPAFIVVGLTLFFMLSLLIIFPILRQFKVATPVYRPLYLWQLSKSIFIIYAIALLVSIVTEPSTTAQSISLNFIIVLGFLLVIQGLSFIHYACTLKKFPIGVTVLLIIVGIFAYPLTRLIGLLDLGLNLKSMLKKR
- a CDS encoding DHH family phosphoesterase, which codes for MKRQSVKKSLLLPFILITLIAIASVGVSFFFSVVFGFIAAITLFIVLIVCAFLFRWTFKKLDTYLEDLSGKVTLASNHAVKNMPIGIIVLNQNDQIEWMNQFLSERTERNVISDPINEVYPNILKQLDKAKEIELTQNGYTYRVKYSKNEGILYFLDITEEAEINKAYEDEQPIIATLFLDNYDEITQNMNDTQRSEINSMVTRVISRWAQEHNVYFKRYSSDQFVAYLNRRILREIEETNFDILSQLREKSVGYRAQLTLSIGVGEGSENLIDLGEMSQSGLDLALGRGGDQVAIKSANGNVRFYGGKTDPMEKRTRVRARVISHALKDILLEGDKVIVMGHTRPDLDAIGAAIGVTRFAMMNNLESYIVLNDSDIDPTLRRVMDEIDQKPELKERFVTSDEAWDMMTSKTTLVIVDTHKPEMVIDKDILNKANRKVVIDHHRRGEDFIANPLLIYMEPYASSTAELVTELLEYQTTEQRLTRLESTVMYAGIIVDTRNFTLRTGSRTFDAASYLRAHGADTILTQHFLKDDIDTYIKRSELIRTVNLQDNGIAIAHGDEDQIYHPVTVAQAADELLSLDGVEASYVVAKREDDVIGISARSLGEFNVQLTMEALGGGGHLTNAATQMKDVTVEQAIEQLQTAIQEQIDRSDNA